TCTTAGAGGCCATCTGGCTGCTATTAAATGAAGACCGTCTTTAAGACAACAGGGCTTGCGGAGGGTGGGTGTCAGGTCCTCCATTGATTAGGCTTCTTGGTGACAAGCAGCAGGAGTTAATTCTGGCCAATTTAAGCAGGAAAGAATGCATTGGAAAGGCCCCTGGTAACTCCCAGTTTAGACAGGAAGACTGTAAAATGGGCTGGAGCCAAGATCAGTCGAGCTGTGGGGCCCACTGCTGAGGTTCCTGAGTCCTGCCTCCTGTAcaggcctctgttttctcatgattctgaGTCTTGACAGGTTCAGTGTGGGGGTTAAGAGCATGGACcctggagccagatggcctgaTTTCAGATCACACTTACTAGGACCGTAGGCAAATTCCATGacttctgtcttctgtttccacatctgtaaaatggggataatgaaagTATCAACTTGCATCCATTACCTTTTGCTGTGAAACAAATTACcgcaaaacttagtggcttaagacaacagtaaacatttcttctctctcagtttctgtggggcAGGTATTGGGGAGTGGCTGAGCTGGGCAATACTGTCATGAGGTTCCCATGAGGTTCAGTCTGATGTGGGctagggctgcagtcatctgaaggctcagctggggctggaagATTTGTTTCCAAGGTGGCttactcacatggctggcaagcTGGCTCTAGCTGTTGacaggaggcctcagtttctccctaaGTGGGCCGCTTCGGTGTCCTCACAACGTGGTGGTTGCCTCCCCACCAACAGCAAGTGATACCAGAGAGAGCGAGCCAGGCACGGGTTATATGCTTTCTGTGACCTAGCTGGTGAAGTTACATAACATCACTTCTGCTCCATCCATTCATTAGACGAAAATAAGTCCAGCCCACATGCAAGGGGAGGAGAATTAGGCTCCACCTTTTGAAGGGAGGGGTGTCAAAAAATTTGCAGCCGTATTTTACAATCACCAAGTTACCTTATgattgtcatgaagattaaatgagttaatacaagtAAGGGcataaaacagtgcctggaatatggTAATTACCACATAAGTGTTTGATtgcaatattattattactactattattgcTGTTATTCTCCCCTACCCACACTGCGAGTCCACCTGCTCCTCACTCTTCCATCCCAGTTACCTCCGAGGCGAGGGCTGACCCCTTCTTGACTTGTTGGCTCCTAACAGCCCCTCAGGGAAGCAGAGGCTCTTTAGGACTAGGTCCCACCCTCTTTATCTGCCTCAGGAAACAAAGTTTAGTCACACTGGGACTCCAGCACGAGGCACCAGCCCCTTTTTCTATGTCTCAGTCCTTGCAGGTGCTACGAGGCTGACCCTTGCTCTCCTCTCTTCATCTCCTCAGGTGACACACTCGCAACAGTGAGCTTGAGGAAATCTCCCAGGCAAATGATCGGCTTGGTGGGACATGCTTCTGCCCAGCTGGCGCCCCTATTGGACTGGGTCTGGGGGTGGGCTTTGAGGGCTTGAGCGGAAACCACCACCAAGTGGGCAGGGAGAGCGGGTGAGAAAGGCCCTTGCTGCCACAAGCCCACAAACCACAAGGCAGAGCCACAGCAAATCAGCATGAGGGCGCTCCTTGCAAAAGACACCCACCCAAGGGGTGCACACGGGGGCTGAAGtccagccaggccctgcctgccaAACTCGGACCTTGGCCGCATCCATACTGAGGAAGGGCTGCCTTTTCCCAACTGTCTGCTCAGAGTGGGGcacttttttctaatttacacAAAGCATTGCAGGTGCTAGCTGTGGCCAGGCCACCAGATCTCATTGTAAGATACCTGCCCGGGGCCACTAGTATGCAAGTACTTTACAACCGGGTGGCAAGTGATCGCTCGTTCCCCTTGAGTTtagctttttcattttccagtttctacttggattcttttcttttggctgaTGGCTTGATATGGACAGTAGGATGATTACAGGCCCGAGCACACAGAGCCCTTCCCCTTTCCCAGGAACGGCACGTTCTCTCACGCCTTCCCACTTTGTATGTGCTGGAACACCACTCAATCCTTGTCTACTTGGGAACTCTTGGGTCTCCTTGAAAAGGGAGCATGAGGAGCCTTTCTCAGAGCGCGAAGTGGCCCTTCCTTCACCCCAGGGGCCTGGCTGAGGCGGTTCCTCAGCTGTGAACGCTCTGGGCAATTGGGCCTGAGATCTGGTGGGACCCGCCTTGACAAGATGGGAGGGATGGAGGtacagaggcaggagggagaccCAAAATCATTCCACAGGGACAAGCACCCTTTGCATTCTGCTCTAGAGGAGATCTGAATTTTGCAAGGAGATACTCTGATCTCCGTAAGGACTTATGTCTCAAACCCAGTAGACatagatagataggtaaatagatagatgatCAATAGCTGCTCACGGAGAGGTTTGGAGAGGAAGCAATGGGCCAGTAAGCATTTTCACGTGAACTTTATAAAACTTTTCCagaggaaaattcagaaaaccacacacagaaaaagttCCCTCCTCCTGTTtggttaaaaatgtaaaataaacaggCACAGAAGTCGTCCCTCAAGGTGGCCTTCCCTTTAGCTCGGAAACTGGACTGTCCCTATTTATATTTGGTGGATCCGTGTCTCCATTTCTACCATTTTATCTAAGAGGCCAAGGAacatgataataatagtaattaatgACCATGAGCAATAAATACAACTCTCACAACAAGGGCTCAGCCGGTGGTTTCCTGCCATCTTGTCTCCAAGGAACATGTGAGGTCTGTCCACCCTGACGACTCCACACCCGGCCCCGTGGACCAAGGGGATTCCGCAGCCGTGGAACGAAGCTGAGCCTCGCCGGGGGTTGGTTAAAGGGGTTGGTTAAAGGGGTTGCGGAGTCTGTGGTGAAAACCCTACCAGGAAAAGAATAACATTTCTGGCTTTCGCCGCTGAATGAGACTTCACCACAGAAATCAACAGTCAGAGGTAAAGTCTGGTGAGGCCCCAAGAGGGCACAGCCTCCGGTACAGAGTTCCTCAACCTCAGCTCTATCGGCGTTTTGGGCTGgacaattctttgctgtggggcgGTCCGGTGCATTGTAGGATGCTCAGCAGCAGCCTAatctccctgccctctcccctacCCAGTGCCTGCGACTTGACTTGTTGGAGACTGAATGAGTTAATCAACATAGACATAGGCTGACCACAAACCAGGGCAATTTCTGAGTGAAAGAGGGTTCTAATAATAAGTTCACCACCTGAGACTGTCTCCGCAAACAGGGATGTGTGGTCAGTCTTCCAGGTCAGACAGTGCTGAGCACAGGGCCCGACCCAGTGGCCACGGGATGACTCTCGTGATAAGTGCTTTCCGTGGAGGAGCTTCATCGAATCCCCCCCAAACCGTACGAGATAGGTACTATCAGTGTGCCCTTTTTATATATGGGAAACAATAGACGCTAAAGTAACTTGTCCCGGGTTACACTGTGAGTTGTACAGTCAGGATTCTGGCCTGGTAGGCGAGTTTCCAAGCCCGTCTGCTTGACCACTGTGCCCGCGGGTGCTTGGGTGCCCAGGGGAATGCAGCGCTACTGGACAGCCATCGGACTCCACACGAACCGGTAGCTCTAGGTCCTTCACAGTCTCAACATTCAACCCATTGACAAAGCTGAGTTTTCAGGGGTTGCTGTGGTAAGAAGCAGACACATGAAAATCCACGTGGAGCAGGAAATGAGAGTGGCAGGTCCAGCCTGATTCCCAGTTTTGCAGGGCTCAGAAGGTGCACCCACCCCGTTATGAAGTCATTACGGTTATTTGAGAAGgagacaaaaattttatttttcaattcatgTCTATTGTTCTCCCAGATGGCTACTAAGTTGTTAGAAGATAAAGTCTTATTAAGTGATTTGGACCCAGCTGCTTAATAAATCGAACGGTTAGATATTGTTCTTGGCCTAGGAGTGCCACGAAGGTGATGTGAAAGGAGAAGGTTGAGGAGCTTCTGTACTCACCATTTTGCCATTGGGAGAACTCTGGAGGGCAATGACGAAGAGGACCTTCCAGCCCACAGACCGCACCCTGGTCGTCCGCTCTGGGGAAAGCTCTCCCGTCCCCATGGCACATGgaatcctctctccctccccttctctctgcctctctctctctctctcacatatgCGCAGCTCTCCTTTCCCTCACACAGAAACGAATATGCCCTGACCCCAATCAGACAGTTGCCAAACCCCATCTGAGTTCCTTTTATTTCAATCTCTTGCCCTTTTTCAACTGCGTCAGGAAGCAAACTGGTTCCGTTCTACAACTTGAATGGAGTCAAGATTCAAGCTGGACATCTCCCATTGACATCTCTGCCATCTGTCCCTCAGGCAGAGATCACATTGGCAACTCAGCTGCACATGATCCAGTGataagaagacacagaaatgcaCCGCCTCCCCAGACAGCGCCCCGGGCTGGTGCACCAAATCCTTAATAAATACACAGAGATGATTACAAGACAGAAGGGGCCACTGGGAGGGGCCTGGTACTATGGCAAAGGGGAGAGGGGGTGAGGGCGTAGGTGGTGGGAGGGTGGCTGGCCAGGGAAGTGATCACCAGGTCTAGGGTCACAGCACCCTTTTCACTCTCTGCCTAATTTACTGTGACAGAAGACTAGACAGCAGGGATGTGGCGGAAATGTgtggggcagggacaggggaCTTGGTTTTTATTACCTACCAGGGGCctccttggacaagttacttgtTGCTataactcagtttcctcatctgtaagggaACTGGACCGCCCAGTGCTTCTCACACGGGGGTGCCTTAGCACATTCACAGCCCGTGTGTGTACTTGAGAGCCCCGGAGTGTCTGTATTGCTGGGGTGTCAAGTTTATTCAAGATTTTGGGGGTCCCCACTCTTTTTACATGAAAGTGTTTTATATCATTGCTCAGAATGCAAAATTGGCACGTTTCAATTATAGTAAGTAATAGTTGATGACATTTCACAAGCAATTAGTGTGCCAAGTGTTAATCTCTTTATATGATCTTCACAATTACCCAATGAGATACTATTATTCCCGTTTTACATATGAAAGAAACTATATATGAAAGAACAGGGAGATGAAATAATCCACCCAAAGTCACATGTGACTAAGCAATGATAAAACAAAGGATTCTCCTTCCCTCAAAAGATAAAAGACCTGGGCCCCTGGGAGGTGCCTTGGAACCAGCACAGGCCCGCGTCATCTCCAAAAGTCCGCTCTGACACTTCTCAATCCGTTTCAGCTAAATCGGTGGATTTAGGGCTTCGCACACCGGGTCGCCCTGGAGGGTGGAGGCCGGAGAGGCCTAGCGGAGGTTTCGGGGGTGCGGGTAGGGGTTCACTAGGTGGGTTTCCCGACCCCTAGGGCGCTCCGAAGCTGGCCAAGGGCAGGAGGCCTTTGACTTGGCTGCCGCCTCCCACCCAGCCGGGGTGTTTCCAGCCGGCGTCGCCCGGCACTTCCTCGTTCCCGTGCGCCCCAGGCTCAGCTCGCAACGCCCAGCGCCAGCGCTCCTCAGGCGGGAGGGGGTCAGAGGAGAGATGTCGCAAccgcctctctccctctctttccccgCCTAGGCGCACAGTCACCTCCCAGATGAGCGCGCTCGCAGACGGCTGCGGGCCGCCGGGCGCCGGGCATGTCCCTTGAGTTCACGGAGGCGGTGGGCACCGAGTCCCCGCGCAGCCTGGAGCGCGCCAACCGCACCCGCTTCCCTTTCTTCTCCGACGTCAAGGGCGACGACCGGCTGGTGCTGAGCGCCGTGGAGACCGTCGTACTGGTTCTCATCTTTGCTGTGTCGCTGCTGGGAAATGTGTGCGCTCTGGTGCTGGTGGTGCGCCGACGGCGCCGCGGCACCACGGTCTGCCTGGTGCTCAATCTCTTCTGTGCGGACTTGCTCTTTACTAGCGCCATCCCGCCGGTGCTGGCCGTGCGCTGGACCGAGGCCTGGCTGCTGGGCCCGGTCGTCTGCCACCTGCTCTTCTACATGATGTGCCTGAGTGGCAGCGTCACCATGCTCACGCTGGCGGCCGTCAGCCTGGAGCGCGTGGTGTGCATCGTGCGCGTGCAGCGCGGCTTGCGGGGCCCGGGGCGGCGGGTGCGGGCGGTGCTGCTCGCGTTCATCTGGGGCTACTCGGCGCTCGCAGCGCTGCCCCTCTGCATCTTCTTCCACGTCATCCCGCAGCAGCTCCCCGGCGCCGAGCAGGTGAGGGCCGGGCGGTGCGCGCGCCGGGCTGGCAGGCGGGGATCCGACGGAAACGGTGACCTGGGATGATGattaacaaaaacagcaaaacaataatagGCCATTTGTTGCACTTAATCGTTGTGTCACTGTGCTCGGTACCGTAAagttttctctcttaaatttcaCTGTAAACCTGCGATGTAGGTGCTGTAAACACCCTCCAAAACGTTG
The DNA window shown above is from Equus quagga isolate Etosha38 chromosome 2, UCLA_HA_Equagga_1.0, whole genome shotgun sequence and carries:
- the FFAR4 gene encoding free fatty acid receptor 4; protein product: MSLEFTEAVGTESPRSLERANRTRFPFFSDVKGDDRLVLSAVETVVLVLIFAVSLLGNVCALVLVVRRRRRGTTVCLVLNLFCADLLFTSAIPPVLAVRWTEAWLLGPVVCHLLFYMMCLSGSVTMLTLAAVSLERVVCIVRVQRGLRGPGRRVRAVLLAFIWGYSALAALPLCIFFHVIPQQLPGAEQEISICTLVWPSLAGEISWDVLFVTLNFLVPGLLIVISYSKILQITKASRKRLTVSQAYSESHQIRVSRQDFRLFRTLFLLMVSFFIMWSPIIVTILLILIQSFKQDLVIWPTLFFWVVAFTFANSAVNPILYNMSLFRNEWRKIFCCFLFLEKGAMFTDSSGRKNDLSIISS